A section of the Hevea brasiliensis isolate MT/VB/25A 57/8 chromosome 17, ASM3005281v1, whole genome shotgun sequence genome encodes:
- the LOC110642624 gene encoding subtilisin-like protease SBT1.8, with protein sequence MGSKGNLWLLALVVLFPTLSLPLSANAKQTYIVHMNHISKPPTHATHRDWYQSLTSTSDSILYTYTTAFHGFAAHLDPEEAESLRKKDAVLNVFEDKVYSVQTTRTPQFLGLHSNFGLGDGREFQEIEQAAGDVIVGVLDTGVWPESKSFDDTGLPEIPNRWKGKCISARDFDGKRHCNKKLIGARYFHKAHNKNVYGSKDVASPRDYNGHGTHCASTIAGSPVVNVSFFGYGTGTARGVATRARVAIYKVCWSHGCHGADILAAVERAILDGVDVLSMSIAEVGAKRAPYHLEPRAIAAFSAVQYGIFVSCAAGNSGPIKSTVSNVAPWIMSVGAGSIDRDFPAYVLLGNKQLFRGVSLYTGPRMGNKRVGLVYNKRTNSSSNFCLDGTLEPALVRGKVVICDIGFIGYEEKGLVVRKAGGVGMIQVNLQAVKEMSAHSHLLPTVEVGYKIGNLIKNYEMTDPNPTVILGFDGTVVNVRPSPMVADFSSRGPSLVTPQILKPDVIAPGVSILAAWSEAVSPSQLEEDKRITKFNIISGTSMACPHASGIVALLKAAYPTWSPSAIKSAIMTSAYSVDNTNSPIRDLAKGASSNPWAYGSGHVDPKKALSPGLVYDISKEDYAKFFCSLGYPHDTIEMYMSQLKLNVSCSNKFSDLGDLNYPSFSVLFKNKTTIQYSRELTNVGPVNSVYKVTVTAPSTVQVSVKPAKMVFKKVGEKQRYTATFKDKKSRKAAVGAAFGWIVWSNAQYKVSSPVAFTWT encoded by the exons ATGGGTTCCAAGGGAAACCTTTGGTTGCTTGCTCTTGTCGTCCTCTTCCCAACCCTCTCACTACCGCTCTCAGCCAACGCCAAGCAAACTTACATTGTTCATATGAATCATATTTCCAAGCCTCCAACACATGCCACTCACCGTGACTGGTATCAATCACTCACTTCCACTTCTGATTCCATCCTCTACACCTACACCACCGCATTTCATGGCTTCGCTGCCCATCTCGACCCTGAGGAAGCTGAATCTCTTAGAAAAAAGGATGCTGTCCTTAATGTGTTTGAAGATAAAGTCTACTCTGTCCAGACTACCCGCACCCCACAATTTCTTGGTCTCCATTCCAATTTTGGCTTGGGTGACGGCCGTGAATTTCAAGAAATCGAACAAGCTGCTGGTGATGTCATCGTCGGAGTTCTTGATACTGGCGTATGGCCAGAGTCTAAAAGTTTTGACGACACGGGCTTGCCGGAGATCCCAAATCGATGGAAGGGAAAATGCATATCTGCTCGGGATTTCGATGGCAAACGACACTGCAATAAGAAGTTAATCGGAGCTCGTTATTTTCACAAAGCACATAATAAAAATGTATATGGATCGAAGGATGTTGCTTCACCGCGTGATTATAACGGGCATGGAACCCACTGTGCTAGTACAATTGCAGGTTCGCCTGTGGTGAACGTGAGTTTCTTCGGTTACGGGACGGGCACAGCCCGAGGAGTTGCTACTCGTGCCCGAGTAGCAATCTACAAGGTCTGTTGGAGCCACGGTTGTCACGGAGCTGATATTTTGGCAGCGGTAGAGAGGGCTATTTTAGATGGTGTTGATGTGCTTTCCATGTCAATTGCCGAGGTCGGTGCTAAACGAGCTCCATATCATCTAGAGCCGAGAGCTATTGCTGCATTTTCGGCGGTTCAGTATGGGATTTTCGTCTCTTGTGCAGCTGGTAACTCTGGACCAATAAAATCAACTGTATCAAACGTGGCTCCATGGATTATGTCGGTTGGTGCCGGGAGTATAGACAGGGACTTTCCGGCTTATGTTTTGCTTGGTAACAAACAGTTGTTTAGAGGTGTCTCTCTCTATACTGGACCAAGGATGGGAAATAAGCGGGTGGGGTTGGTCTATAATAAGAGAACGAATAGTTCAAGCAATTTTTGTTTAGATGGTACGCTTGAACCGGCACTGGTGCGTGGAAAGGTGGTGATCTGCGATATAGGATTCATTGGATATGAAGAAAAAGGTCTGGTGGTGCGAAAAGCCGGAGGGGTTGGGATGATACAAGTGAACTTGCAAGCTGTAAAGGAGATGTCTGCTCACAGCCACTTGCTGCCTACAGTGGAAGTGGGGTATAAAATTGGTAATTTGATTAAGAACTATGAGATGACTGATCCTAATCCCACAGTAATACTCGGGTTTGATGGGACGGTGGTAAATGTACGGCCATCACCAATGGTAGCCGATTTTAGTTCTCGAGGGCCAAGTCTGGTTACACCACAAATCTTGAAACCTGATGTCATAGCTCCTGGAGTTAGCATCCTGGCTGCATGGTCTGAAGCCGTTAGTCCATCTCAGTTGGAAGAGGATAAAAGGATCACCAAGTTCAATATTATTTCAG GAACATCCATGGCATGTCCTCATGCAAGTGGAATTGTTGCATTACTCAAAGCAGCGTATCCAACTTGGAGTCCAAGTGCAATCAAATCTGCAATCATGACTTCTGCCTACAGTGTTGATAACACCAACTCTCCCATACGAGATCTTGCAAAAGGTGCATCTTCAAACCCATGGGCCTATGGTTCTGGTCATGTAGACCCAAAGAAGGCTCTCTCTCCTGGCCTCGTATATGATATTTCTAAAGAAGACTACGCAAAATTCTTCTGTTCATTGGGTTATCCCCATGACACTATTGAAATGTACATGAGTCAACTGAAACTGAATGTATCTTGCTCAAACAAATTTAGTGATCTTGGTGATCTCAATTACCCATCATTCTCAGTCTTGTTCAAGAACAAGACAACCATCCAATATAGTCGAGAATTGACCAATGTTGGCCCTGTCAATTCTGTGTATAAAGTGACAGTGACTGCACCATCGACTGTACAAGTATCTGTGAAACCTGCAAAGATGGTTTTTAAAAAGGTTGGAGAAAAACAAAGATATACAGCAACATTTAAGGACAAGAAGAGTAGGAAGGCTGCTGTTGGAGCTGCATTTGGTTGGATTGTTTGGAGCAATGCTCAATACAAAGTTAGTAGCCCTGTTGCATTTACATGGACATAA